TCCTAATAACCTTAAAGTTCTTTCTAATTCTTGTATTATACTTTGAGACATACCTTTTTCAAATTCATCGTATAAATCTTTCACCAATTTCAATTGATTGCCTTTTATTGTACTTGTTCTAAATTTATGATTCATTGTTAATAGAGATATTGCCAAACCATTTTTTCCTTGTTTTTTTAACTTCTCTTTGGTAAATTCTAGCCTTTCTTTCGAGTATTTTATAACCTCTTTTAAATCTGTAGAACTGTGAGCAATCATAACTGATTTAGAAAAAGTAATCTCTCTTTCACTTTCCTTCTCAAATATTTGTATTCTTTGCATTTCTATTTTTTCTAACATTTCAAAAAGATGTATTAAGGGACAGAAGAATATAAAATCATCTCCTCCTAAATATATATCAAATTTTTTAATTTCATTATTATATTTAATTGACTCATCTAATGCGTTTTTTAATTTGCAGGCAAATGTGTTTATTTCATTGTTTAATGCTTGTTGATGCTTTATTAAATCTGATTCTTTTTCTAAATATAAACCAGCAATGTGTTTTCCAAAATCATCAATATCACCTCTGATAAGTGCATAATATTTATTCTCTTTGGGTTTGATTTCTACACAATCACTTTTTATATTATTGTTATAATAGTTATTTTTGCAATCTTTTTTAAAATTGGCAATTAGTTCAGTTGAAGGGTAACCCTCTTTAATATACACTCTTTTCTCTGAACAGATAGAGCATAAGATTTCTTTCCCATTATCTTCTGTACCTTCTCTTTTATGACACAAAGTACATTTTTGGCCAATGATTTCTTTCGTTTCAACTTCTTTTAATATCCTTCGATCCACAAACCTATCTTTTTTTAATAACTCAAGTTTTTCGTATACTTTTATATATATTTGTCTATAATCTTCATTGATATAATTCTCTGCTACAATAAAAACATCTAATTCTTGAGCAACATTTCTTAAAAAAGTTTTTTCATTCTCAAAATAACCTTCTAAGTATTCTCTAATTTCATTTTCTAAATCTATGGTTTCCGATTCACATTCAAATAGTAAATAGTTTGGGATACCATACTCACTATCCAAATTCAAAGGTATAATTGTATTCATTTCTTCAATGGTGGTCATTGCTTTAACGCCTTTATGAATATTCATTACATAATCTACAATAAGCTTACTGTTAATAAAAAAGTCTTTCGTTCCTCTAGATTGTTCTATAAAATTTTGTACCCCAGCAATCGATATTAAAACTAATTTTTTATTCATTCCAATCCCCTCTTTAAAACACCATATCCAACAGTTTCTTTTGCACCAATCGAACCATATTCAATAAATTCATTAACGTATTCTTCTACTTTTTCTTTTTCTACTCCATTACTATAAGATATATGGATTTCAAATTTTGTTCCTTTTTTTACAACTGGAAATTGAATAGGTACTTTTTTACTTCCCCCTTCACAAGACTCACTATGGGGTGTAATGACATCTGTTTCAATAATACTGCTACTATTTTTACAATCAACTGGATAAGCATCCCAAAAAACAAGTTTCCCCTTTTTTTCATCTGTTCCAAACCAGTTATGTAGATTTCCATTATCTTTCTTACTGTTTTCTAAATAATTTCTAAATGCACCTTTTAGAGTACTTGCTGGTATAATAGGAACCCCCATAATAAAATCAAGTTTGATTGAGGTCTCTTTTACCGATGGCTCACTGATACCAATAATTAATTTTGAGTCTGTTTCCACTTGGAGCTCTAAGTGGTTATAATTATAAGTTTTATTATATTTATCGATGATTCCTTTCATTTTCTCATTAATATTAACAAAAAATGAATTATTAATATCTTCACTAGTCTCTTTTGATTTAACCTGTGTGTATCGGTTCATTTTTAACCAAAAGTTGTCTGTAGATATATTTTTTATTTCTTTAGCATCAATATTAATCTCTTCTTGATTCGTAATACAACTCAAAACAAACATATCATCTTTTCCCATTAATTTAGTATAATTGTGAATGATAATACTATCCAAATAGGCTTTTCGCTGGATATACATATACTCATTTGATTTTAAAGTATCGTTTTTTCGCGCTTCCTTTGTATCTTCTTTTTTTGTTTTTTTTGTAATATAGTCCAATGTTAAATCTAAACCATTATAGCGTATAAGCATAGGAATATCTCTAAGCAGCTTAATAATATTTCCTTGATTGTTTGTTCTTTTTTTCAATTCACCTATTAAACCTTTACTATATCTCATTCTTTCTCACCTTTTATATTTTCTGTCTTTATTGTGACAATTCCTTTGCCCAATGTTGTGTTGCCACCAAATTGTAATAAGTGAACTTCAAATAGTTCGTTTATTGCTTCGTTTATTTCTACACTATTTGTTTGTTCTATCACACTAATAAAGCCATAAAGTATAGATTCCATTGGTAAGTACTCCTCTGTAA
The genomic region above belongs to Natranaerovirga hydrolytica and contains:
- the cmr6 gene encoding type III-B CRISPR module RAMP protein Cmr6 is translated as MRYSKGLIGELKKRTNNQGNIIKLLRDIPMLIRYNGLDLTLDYITKKTKKEDTKEARKNDTLKSNEYMYIQRKAYLDSIIIHNYTKLMGKDDMFVLSCITNQEEINIDAKEIKNISTDNFWLKMNRYTQVKSKETSEDINNSFFVNINEKMKGIIDKYNKTYNYNHLELQVETDSKLIIGISEPSVKETSIKLDFIMGVPIIPASTLKGAFRNYLENSKKDNGNLHNWFGTDEKKGKLVFWDAYPVDCKNSSSIIETDVITPHSESCEGGSKKVPIQFPVVKKGTKFEIHISYSNGVEKEKVEEYVNEFIEYGSIGAKETVGYGVLKRGLE
- a CDS encoding Cas10/Cmr2 second palm domain-containing protein; the encoded protein is MNKKLVLISIAGVQNFIEQSRGTKDFFINSKLIVDYVMNIHKGVKAMTTIEEMNTIIPLNLDSEYGIPNYLLFECESETIDLENEIREYLEGYFENEKTFLRNVAQELDVFIVAENYINEDYRQIYIKVYEKLELLKKDRFVDRRILKEVETKEIIGQKCTLCHKREGTEDNGKEILCSICSEKRVYIKEGYPSTELIANFKKDCKNNYYNNNIKSDCVEIKPKENKYYALIRGDIDDFGKHIAGLYLEKESDLIKHQQALNNEINTFACKLKNALDESIKYNNEIKKFDIYLGGDDFIFFCPLIHLFEMLEKIEMQRIQIFEKESEREITFSKSVMIAHSSTDLKEVIKYSKERLEFTKEKLKKQGKNGLAISLLTMNHKFRTSTIKGNQLKLVKDLYDEFEKGMSQSIIQELERTLRLLGDTIQNEYYLLNSIIENETYRIISKKSKASQEMIKLVIALLEQYKTYEHRYTTIDWDGYFNMLKIIERISKKEGTYNV